One region of Roseovarius faecimaris genomic DNA includes:
- a CDS encoding inositol monophosphatase family protein produces the protein MVRAVTLEEHAEQIAKFASEMSREFFRRPLDVDFKSDESPVTQADRAVENAVRDYLRKHLPDHGIFGEEHGVEGEERRHMWVVDPIDGTRSFLSGHPLYGFLLAYLVDGTPRLGVIAMPALNEVLIGTLGQGATLNGEPIAVSAQTQLNDAILYINEGEKIYREHGGVFERLIQSGRTRRFSYDCYPHALLAAGHVDVVVDYDLQPYDILAVSAVVEAAGGIVTDWQGQPLSQGYSGAIVSACTPELHRSILDVLSG, from the coding sequence ATGGTGCGGGCCGTTACGCTTGAAGAACACGCTGAGCAGATCGCAAAATTCGCCAGCGAGATGTCGCGCGAGTTTTTTCGCCGCCCTCTGGACGTGGATTTCAAATCCGACGAAAGCCCGGTCACGCAGGCGGACAGGGCCGTGGAGAACGCCGTCCGAGACTATCTCCGCAAGCATTTGCCGGACCATGGAATCTTTGGCGAAGAGCATGGGGTCGAAGGCGAAGAGCGTCGGCATATGTGGGTGGTTGACCCGATCGACGGCACCCGCTCGTTTCTTTCCGGTCATCCGCTCTATGGGTTTTTGCTGGCTTATCTCGTGGACGGCACGCCGCGGCTTGGCGTCATTGCAATGCCCGCGTTGAACGAGGTGCTCATCGGGACACTGGGGCAGGGCGCGACGCTGAATGGAGAGCCGATTGCCGTATCGGCTCAAACGCAGCTGAACGATGCCATTCTCTACATCAATGAGGGTGAAAAGATCTATCGCGAGCATGGTGGCGTTTTTGAACGCCTGATTCAGAGTGGCCGGACGCGACGCTTTTCCTATGATTGCTACCCGCACGCTTTGCTTGCCGCCGGGCATGTCGATGTGGTGGTCGATTATGACCTTCAACCTTACGATATTCTTGCAGTGTCGGCGGTGGTCGAAGCAGCCGGAGGGATCGTCACGGATTGGCAGGGGCAGCCGCTGAGCCAGGGATACTCCGGCGCAATCGTTTCGGCCTGTACACCGGAGTTGCACCGCTCGATCCTGGATGTCCTGAGCGGCTGA
- a CDS encoding phosphotransferase yields MADIPQRLRDLPLWQGEIEATPLTGGITNVNYLVKDAERKYVVRLGDDIPLHQVMRFNELAASRAAHAAGISPEVVYAEDGITVLDYIDSRTLTEEDVRSEVYLPKALDLVIRCHREVPQYLRGPVLVFWVFHVIRDYAATLTARESSHLTKLAELVAIGNRLERATGPFEMVFGHNDLLCGNFLDDGARLWLIDFDYAGFNSPLFDLGGLASNNGLSPEQEDWMLETYFEAPVSDALRKRYGAMKCASLLRETMWSMVSELTSEIDFDYAAYTEENLMRFRAAMADFEQM; encoded by the coding sequence ATGGCTGACATCCCTCAACGCCTTCGAGATCTCCCGCTCTGGCAGGGTGAGATAGAAGCCACCCCCCTGACCGGCGGGATCACCAATGTGAACTACCTGGTGAAAGACGCAGAGCGCAAATACGTGGTGCGTTTGGGTGATGATATCCCGCTGCATCAGGTCATGCGGTTTAACGAACTGGCTGCGAGCCGTGCGGCCCATGCCGCCGGTATCTCGCCGGAGGTGGTCTATGCCGAGGATGGCATCACTGTACTGGATTACATCGACAGCCGGACACTGACGGAAGAGGATGTGCGTTCAGAGGTGTATCTGCCAAAGGCGCTGGACCTGGTCATTCGCTGTCACCGCGAGGTGCCGCAATATCTGCGCGGGCCGGTCCTGGTTTTCTGGGTATTCCATGTCATCCGCGACTATGCCGCGACGCTGACCGCACGCGAAAGCAGCCATTTGACGAAGCTCGCAGAGCTTGTTGCGATCGGCAACAGATTGGAACGCGCAACCGGACCCTTCGAGATGGTCTTTGGTCATAATGACCTGCTTTGCGGGAACTTCCTGGACGATGGCGCACGGCTTTGGCTGATCGACTTTGACTATGCGGGTTTCAACTCTCCTCTGTTTGATCTGGGCGGGCTGGCTTCGAACAACGGGCTGAGTCCGGAACAGGAAGACTGGATGCTTGAAACCTATTTCGAAGCGCCGGTTTCCGACGCCCTGCGCAAACGTTACGGGGCGATGAAATGCGCGTCACTGCTTAGGGAAACCATGTGGAGCATGGTCTCGGAACTGACCTCCGAGATCGATTTCGACTATGCCGCGTATACCGAAGAGAACCTTATGCGTTTCCGTGCCGCAATGGCCGACTTTGAACAAATGTGA
- a CDS encoding quaternary amine ABC transporter ATP-binding protein, with protein sequence MTPKTKILCRNVWKLYGPHAETFLKQDRPPSGEALAKAGLIGAVRDACLEIYEGEIFVIMGLSGSGKSTLVRCLSRLIEPTAGEVLFDDINLLQASEAEMIEIRRHKMGMVFQHFALLPHLSVLQNAMFPLTVQAVPRGEAEARAREVVELVGLKGREDYFPRELSGGQQQRVGIARSLVTEPDIWFLDEPFSALDPLIRREMQDEFLRLQARLHKTIVFITHDFEEAVRLADRIAIMKDGEVIQIATPEELVMHPATDYVAEFTKHIPRSKVLTIGGVMTSGPGGEGEPVALKTPVADVAERIIAADGPIPVADDQGRIVGHVDRKSIAHVLFANGGGI encoded by the coding sequence ATGACCCCCAAGACAAAGATCTTGTGCCGGAACGTGTGGAAACTCTATGGCCCACATGCCGAAACGTTTCTCAAACAGGATCGCCCGCCGAGCGGCGAAGCCCTGGCCAAAGCAGGGCTGATCGGGGCTGTCCGGGATGCCTGTCTGGAGATCTACGAGGGCGAAATTTTCGTGATCATGGGCTTGTCGGGCTCTGGCAAGTCTACTCTTGTGCGTTGCCTGTCGCGGCTGATCGAGCCGACCGCGGGCGAGGTTCTGTTTGACGACATCAACCTGCTGCAGGCCAGCGAGGCCGAGATGATCGAGATCAGACGGCACAAGATGGGCATGGTGTTTCAGCATTTTGCGCTGCTCCCGCATCTGAGCGTTTTGCAGAACGCGATGTTCCCGCTGACCGTGCAGGCGGTGCCCAGGGGCGAAGCCGAGGCGCGTGCGCGCGAGGTGGTGGAACTGGTGGGGCTGAAAGGGCGCGAGGATTATTTTCCGCGAGAGCTGAGCGGGGGGCAGCAGCAGAGGGTCGGTATTGCGCGGTCGCTTGTGACCGAACCAGACATCTGGTTCCTTGATGAGCCCTTCTCGGCGCTGGACCCGCTTATCCGGCGGGAAATGCAGGATGAGTTTCTGCGTCTTCAGGCACGGCTGCACAAGACCATCGTTTTCATTACCCATGACTTCGAGGAAGCGGTCCGCCTTGCTGACCGCATCGCCATTATGAAGGATGGCGAGGTGATCCAGATCGCGACCCCCGAAGAGCTGGTCATGCACCCCGCAACGGATTATGTCGCCGAGTTCACCAAGCACATCCCGCGCTCCAAGGTGCTTACCATCGGGGGTGTCATGACCTCTGGGCCCGGCGGTGAGGGCGAGCCCGTTGCTCTCAAGACACCTGTGGCGGATGTTGCCGAGAGAATTATTGCGGCGGATGGGCCTATCCCGGTGGCGGATGACCAGGGCCGGATCGTTGGTCATGTCGATCGCAAATCCATTGCGCATGTGCTGTTTGCCAACGGGGGCGGGATATGA
- a CDS encoding ABC transporter permease → MTPVLQRRRVLILTLVLGTVVLGQFGSELAKALDARWLVKFPSAWTVPFKTSISQGMNWLVEDARIGPVSFTDVTRAIAWLINQPYQLVLALLSTGFVSGRGDEAVTYLPAMSWIAVTAAVAALGQYCRDWGLAALVGACFVYLAIFGQWDSAMVTLASVLIAVPIGAGGGLIVGIWAYRNPWFERVVTPVLDLMQTIPIFAYLVPILFMFGFGPVAALVATIIYATPPMVRVTILALKAVDPEIREFGKMVGTTKRQLMWRVLVPSALPSLMVGVNQVIMLTLNMVIIASMIGAGGLGFDVLSALRRLDIGAGFEAGTAIVVLAIAVDRLSQAFAERTGQVHHQSDGKWLARHKRTVTVIVLLVLTWGLGRFVPALLEYPEGQTITTGAFWDDLVKYLNVNFFDAFEAVKLFFLTWFMLPIKKTLLGIPWPWAIAMLTLIGWSAGGWRLGVMCAVMSGLILLSGLWAKAMVTVYLCGASVILATLIGVPLGVLAALNRRAGAVINLFIDTLQTLPSFVYLIPVVMLFRVGDFTAMIAIVLYALAPAVRYAAHGIRSVSHDLIEAGIVSGCTKAQLLRLIRMPMALPEILLGINQTIMLALSMLVITALVGTRDLGQEVYIALTKADTGRGLVAGLAIAFIAIIADRLVNAGARRARIRFGLES, encoded by the coding sequence ATGACCCCGGTGCTGCAAAGACGCCGTGTGCTTATCCTGACCCTTGTGCTTGGAACGGTCGTTCTGGGCCAGTTCGGCAGTGAGCTTGCCAAGGCGCTTGATGCACGCTGGCTGGTGAAGTTTCCCTCTGCCTGGACGGTGCCATTCAAAACGAGCATCTCTCAGGGGATGAACTGGCTGGTGGAAGACGCGCGCATCGGCCCGGTTTCATTCACCGATGTCACGCGGGCCATCGCCTGGCTCATCAACCAGCCGTATCAGCTGGTGCTGGCGCTTCTGTCGACCGGCTTTGTCAGCGGCCGGGGCGATGAGGCCGTGACCTATCTGCCGGCAATGAGCTGGATCGCCGTCACCGCCGCCGTCGCCGCGCTCGGGCAATATTGCCGCGATTGGGGGCTCGCAGCGCTGGTGGGGGCGTGTTTTGTCTATCTCGCCATTTTCGGACAATGGGACAGCGCGATGGTGACGCTTGCCTCAGTACTGATCGCAGTGCCCATTGGCGCGGGCGGCGGGCTGATCGTTGGGATATGGGCCTATCGGAACCCGTGGTTTGAAAGAGTGGTAACGCCTGTCCTCGACCTGATGCAGACGATCCCTATCTTTGCCTATCTGGTGCCGATCCTGTTCATGTTCGGGTTCGGTCCGGTCGCGGCGCTTGTGGCGACGATCATCTATGCCACCCCGCCGATGGTACGGGTCACCATATTGGCGCTCAAGGCTGTGGATCCGGAAATCCGCGAGTTCGGCAAGATGGTTGGCACCACGAAGCGACAGCTCATGTGGCGCGTGCTGGTGCCATCGGCGCTGCCAAGCCTGATGGTCGGCGTCAACCAGGTGATCATGCTCACGCTGAACATGGTGATCATCGCCTCGATGATCGGGGCCGGAGGGCTCGGTTTCGATGTGCTTTCGGCGTTGCGGCGGCTGGATATCGGCGCCGGATTCGAGGCCGGGACCGCCATCGTTGTACTGGCTATAGCCGTGGACCGGTTGAGCCAGGCTTTTGCCGAGCGCACCGGGCAGGTGCATCACCAGAGCGACGGCAAATGGCTTGCGCGACACAAGCGGACCGTGACGGTGATTGTGCTGCTGGTTCTGACCTGGGGTCTGGGGCGTTTTGTCCCCGCGCTGCTGGAATACCCGGAGGGCCAGACCATCACCACCGGGGCGTTCTGGGACGATCTGGTGAAATATCTCAACGTCAACTTTTTCGATGCGTTCGAGGCGGTCAAGCTCTTCTTTCTGACCTGGTTCATGCTGCCCATCAAGAAGACATTGCTGGGCATTCCCTGGCCCTGGGCAATTGCCATGCTCACGCTGATAGGCTGGTCTGCGGGCGGTTGGCGGCTGGGGGTCATGTGCGCGGTGATGTCGGGGCTGATCCTGCTCTCCGGGCTCTGGGCCAAGGCGATGGTGACGGTCTATCTCTGCGGCGCGTCGGTGATCCTGGCGACGCTGATCGGTGTGCCGCTGGGCGTGCTCGCGGCGCTCAACAGGCGAGCGGGCGCGGTCATCAATCTATTCATAGACACGCTCCAGACCTTGCCGAGTTTTGTCTATCTCATCCCGGTGGTGATGCTGTTCCGGGTCGGGGATTTCACCGCGATGATTGCCATCGTGCTCTATGCTCTTGCTCCGGCGGTGCGCTATGCGGCGCATGGCATCCGATCGGTCAGCCATGACCTGATCGAGGCGGGGATCGTTTCGGGGTGCACGAAGGCGCAACTCCTGCGCCTGATCCGTATGCCCATGGCGCTGCCCGAGATCTTGCTCGGCATCAATCAGACGATCATGCTGGCGCTCTCGATGCTCGTGATCACGGCACTTGTCGGTACCCGCGACCTGGGCCAGGAGGTGTATATCGCGCTCACCAAGGCCGACACCGGCCGGGGGCTCGTCGCCGGGCTTGCCATCGCCTTTATCGCCATCATCGCCGACCGGCTTGTGAATGCCGGTGCCCGGCGCGCACGTATTCGTTTCGGATTGGAGAGCTGA
- a CDS encoding S8 family serine peptidase, with the protein MPMNYMPTLLRFTGMLLLAMTVAAPVQYAYADGGRDPTPVTPSVSSTTTPAPKQPAKPKTKPETRTPSTQTATATTPRRTQQSPRTPPRIVETAPSGQPPADETRFIPDEVIVRFQLSSTERSRTRAINRLNLSHLDAATFFLSGVTVHRYRLPSGLDVREAIAQLEASAAVVTAQPNYLYRLQQSADTGKLPQFGNTRINLSDAHARTKGGKTRIAVIDTAVDKTHPEFVTSSISSFDVSDDVSNVDPHGTSIAGILAANAQLTGVAPEAEIVSIAAFSKDASGQSFGNTWTIMEALNVAYKQDADILNMSFAGPADPLLARAMEGAMARNILPVAAAGNEGPEAAMLFPAGYDAVIAVTATDAEDRIYSDANTGEHVDLAAPGVGLLVLGNASGFRTSSGTSMATAYVSGIAALALAANPGADYATLRSLLENSATDLGTPGKDAVFGAGIPSAATAINGLTN; encoded by the coding sequence ATGCCCATGAACTACATGCCCACATTGCTCCGTTTCACAGGTATGCTGCTGCTGGCGATGACCGTGGCAGCGCCGGTTCAGTACGCATATGCCGATGGCGGGCGCGATCCGACCCCGGTCACACCCTCCGTTTCGTCCACCACCACCCCTGCTCCAAAGCAACCCGCCAAACCCAAGACAAAACCTGAAACGAGAACACCCAGCACGCAGACGGCGACAGCCACAACGCCAAGACGCACCCAACAAAGCCCAAGGACGCCCCCGCGCATCGTCGAAACCGCACCCAGCGGCCAGCCACCGGCAGACGAAACCAGGTTCATCCCGGATGAAGTGATTGTCAGGTTTCAGCTATCCTCGACCGAACGATCACGCACACGGGCAATCAACCGTCTGAACCTCTCTCACCTGGACGCGGCAACCTTCTTTTTGTCCGGTGTCACGGTACACCGCTATCGGCTGCCTTCGGGGCTCGATGTCCGCGAGGCCATCGCGCAGCTTGAGGCCAGCGCCGCCGTCGTGACCGCGCAGCCGAATTATCTGTATAGGCTTCAGCAAAGCGCGGATACCGGCAAGCTGCCTCAGTTCGGCAATACCCGGATCAACCTAAGCGATGCACATGCCAGGACAAAGGGCGGCAAGACCCGTATCGCGGTCATCGACACTGCCGTAGACAAGACGCATCCGGAGTTTGTGACCTCAAGCATCTCGTCATTTGATGTCTCCGATGATGTCAGCAATGTCGATCCGCATGGCACGTCTATCGCGGGCATCCTGGCGGCGAATGCGCAGCTCACAGGTGTCGCCCCCGAGGCAGAGATTGTCAGCATTGCCGCGTTCTCCAAAGACGCGTCGGGGCAAAGCTTCGGAAACACCTGGACGATCATGGAAGCGTTGAACGTGGCTTACAAACAGGATGCCGATATCCTGAACATGAGCTTCGCGGGCCCCGCTGATCCGTTGCTGGCCCGCGCGATGGAGGGCGCCATGGCGCGCAACATCCTTCCCGTCGCGGCGGCGGGCAATGAAGGGCCAGAAGCGGCAATGCTGTTTCCCGCCGGCTATGACGCGGTGATTGCCGTCACCGCGACCGATGCCGAGGACCGGATCTATTCCGACGCCAATACCGGAGAGCATGTGGACCTCGCAGCGCCCGGCGTCGGCCTTCTGGTTCTGGGGAACGCTTCGGGCTTTCGCACCTCGTCAGGCACGTCCATGGCTACAGCTTATGTCAGTGGTATCGCAGCACTCGCCCTGGCCGCAAATCCGGGCGCGGATTACGCGACCCTGAGATCCCTGCTGGAGAATAGTGCCACCGATCTTGGCACCCCTGGCAAGGACGCGGTGTTCGGCGCGGGCATTCCCAGTGCTGCAACGGCGATCAACGGCCTGACAAACTGA
- a CDS encoding sigma-70 family RNA polymerase sigma factor encodes MPGLILTRAMSTPVLPCPTSAVKMVAKMRAGTGMSEEDDRRQLEKVAQGDRQAIGTLYQRHHKRVFHFVRRFVSDVDAAEDLTNDVFIEIWHKASSYEGRSKVSSWLLGVARYKALSEMRKRKPVHSKSDEILETIEDDADDPEMLTQKRDKGAAIKRCIETLSRDHRVILELIYYHEKSIEEVSEILDIPKNTVKTRTFHARKQLSAEMAARGLDRGWP; translated from the coding sequence ATGCCCGGTTTGATCCTCACACGAGCGATGTCCACTCCTGTTTTGCCCTGTCCGACCTCCGCGGTTAAGATGGTGGCGAAAATGCGAGCGGGGACGGGAATGTCGGAAGAGGACGATCGGCGGCAGCTTGAAAAAGTGGCCCAGGGCGACCGGCAGGCGATCGGCACTCTGTATCAGCGCCATCACAAGCGGGTGTTCCACTTTGTCCGGCGCTTCGTGAGCGATGTAGATGCCGCCGAGGACCTCACCAACGATGTCTTCATCGAGATCTGGCACAAGGCGTCTTCCTATGAGGGGCGGTCCAAGGTTTCCAGCTGGCTTTTGGGTGTCGCCCGGTACAAAGCCCTCTCGGAGATGCGCAAGAGAAAACCGGTTCACTCGAAGTCGGATGAGATCCTGGAGACAATCGAGGATGATGCGGATGATCCCGAGATGCTCACCCAGAAACGCGACAAGGGTGCCGCGATCAAACGGTGTATCGAAACACTGTCACGCGATCATCGGGTGATACTCGAACTGATCTATTACCACGAGAAGTCGATCGAGGAGGTTTCGGAAATTCTGGATATTCCCAAGAACACCGTCAAAACCCGGACCTTCCACGCACGCAAGCAACTGTCAGCAGAAATGGCCGCACGCGGTCTTGATAGGGGGTGGCCATGA
- a CDS encoding ABC transporter ATP-binding protein produces the protein MTALISVRGLSRIFDVSKPWLNRVIERREKAFLTAISDVSFEVEDKSVYALVGESGSGKSTVGKIIVGLLSPSEGNVEIDGVNLATEADRHEVERVRADVQMIFQDPYASLNPRWRVRDIVNEPMAARGGDTNGLAERLLEQVGLSAGDADKFPHEFSGGQRQRICIARALASRPRVIVCDEPTSALDVSVQAQVLNLMSDLREELGLTYVFISHDLTVVQHMADRIGVLYLGRLVEEAPRDTLFASPKHPYTQMLFDAAPRMDGFGREVDPPKGEIPDPINPPSGCAFHPRCPLAEQRCKQERPEMRQLGDTRVACHLAE, from the coding sequence ATGACGGCGCTGATCTCGGTTCGTGGCCTGTCGCGTATCTTCGACGTCTCGAAACCCTGGCTCAACCGGGTGATCGAGCGACGGGAGAAAGCGTTTCTGACGGCCATATCCGATGTCTCTTTCGAGGTCGAAGACAAGAGCGTCTATGCCCTTGTCGGCGAATCCGGTTCGGGCAAGTCAACCGTGGGCAAGATCATTGTCGGCCTTCTGAGCCCGTCGGAGGGCAATGTCGAGATCGACGGTGTGAACCTGGCGACTGAAGCGGATCGTCATGAGGTCGAGCGCGTGCGCGCCGATGTGCAGATGATCTTTCAGGATCCCTATGCCTCGCTCAATCCGCGCTGGCGTGTGCGCGATATCGTGAACGAGCCGATGGCCGCGCGTGGGGGTGATACCAACGGTCTGGCCGAGCGCCTTCTGGAACAGGTTGGGCTATCGGCGGGAGATGCCGACAAGTTCCCACATGAGTTCTCGGGCGGCCAGCGCCAGCGTATCTGCATCGCACGGGCGCTGGCGTCCCGTCCAAGGGTGATCGTCTGTGACGAACCAACTTCGGCGCTGGACGTGTCGGTTCAGGCACAGGTGCTGAACCTGATGTCGGACCTGCGCGAGGAACTGGGGTTGACCTATGTCTTCATCAGCCATGACCTGACCGTGGTTCAGCATATGGCCGACCGGATCGGCGTGCTTTATCTCGGGCGACTTGTCGAAGAGGCGCCGCGGGATACGCTGTTTGCTTCGCCAAAGCATCCCTACACCCAGATGCTTTTCGATGCCGCACCCCGGATGGACGGTTTCGGCCGCGAGGTCGACCCGCCGAAGGGCGAGATCCCGGATCCGATCAACCCACCCTCGGGTTGCGCCTTTCATCCCCGCTGTCCATTGGCTGAACAGCGCTGCAAGCAAGAGCGGCCCGAAATGCGCCAGCTGGGCGATACCCGCGTGGCCTGCCATCTCGCTGAGTGA
- a CDS encoding GcvT family protein, protein MSTLPSTAKAVIIGGGIIGCSTAYHLAKLGWTDTVLLERKKLTSGTTFHAAGLVGQLRSNANITQLLGYSVDLYNRIEEETGLGTGWKMNGGLRLACNEERWTEVKRQATTAHSFGLEMELLTPQEALELWPLMDISDLVGAAFMPTDGQANPSDITQALAKGARMAGATIFEDTKVTDIEIENGRIRAVITDQGRVECEKVICCAGQWTRAFAKRFGVNVPLVSMEHQYMVTEPIEGVPANLPTLRDPDRLTYYKEEVGGLVMGGYEPNPIPWAVNGIPQGFHYSLLDSNFDHFEQIMELALGRVPALETAGIKTLTNGPESFTPDGNFIIGEAPELRNFYVGAGFNAFGIAAGGGAGMALAEWVNKGEPPFDLWSADIRRFGRPHFDTDWVRTRTVEAYGKHYTMAWPYEEHSSGRPCRKSPLYETLKAQGACFGEKLGWERPNWFADLSLGELPQDEYSFGRQNWFDAVGREHKAAREAAVLLDQTSFAKFALKGPDAGAALDWICANDVAKPVGALTYTQMLNDKGGIECDLTVGRVAHDEFYIVTGTGFATHDFNWISRNIPDGLNCQLFDITSSNAVLSLMGPRARDVLVQVTRDDVSNEAFPFGTIRTIGIAGCPVQALRVTYVGELGWELHLPVEYAQTVYDALKSAGEAHGLRNAGYRVIESLRLEKGYRAWGSDIGPDHTPLEAGLGWAVKLRKNIDFKGRTAIEAQKSAGVKKRLCGFTVAPEVVLQGRETIYRNGERVGWLTSGGYGYTVGKSIGYGYVRRADGVDDDYLLSGTYELEVATERVTAELHMDPLYDPKMARVKC, encoded by the coding sequence ATGAGTACCCTTCCCTCAACCGCGAAAGCGGTCATCATCGGCGGCGGGATCATCGGCTGCTCGACCGCGTATCACCTGGCCAAGCTGGGCTGGACCGATACGGTGCTGCTGGAACGCAAGAAGCTGACCTCCGGTACCACTTTTCACGCGGCCGGGCTGGTGGGGCAATTACGCTCAAACGCCAATATCACCCAGCTTCTGGGGTACTCGGTGGATCTGTATAACCGGATCGAGGAAGAAACCGGGCTTGGGACCGGCTGGAAGATGAATGGCGGTCTCAGGCTCGCGTGCAACGAGGAACGCTGGACCGAAGTGAAGCGACAGGCCACGACGGCCCATTCCTTCGGGTTGGAGATGGAGCTTCTGACGCCACAGGAGGCGCTGGAGCTGTGGCCGCTTATGGACATCTCCGACCTCGTCGGCGCCGCTTTCATGCCCACCGACGGGCAGGCCAACCCGTCAGACATCACCCAGGCGCTGGCCAAGGGTGCGCGTATGGCAGGGGCGACGATTTTCGAGGATACCAAGGTTACCGATATCGAGATCGAGAATGGGCGTATCCGTGCAGTGATCACCGACCAGGGCCGCGTCGAGTGCGAAAAGGTGATCTGTTGCGCCGGGCAATGGACACGGGCGTTTGCCAAGCGCTTCGGGGTCAATGTGCCGCTCGTGTCGATGGAACACCAGTATATGGTCACGGAACCGATCGAGGGCGTGCCCGCCAACCTGCCCACCCTGCGCGATCCGGACCGGCTGACCTATTACAAGGAAGAGGTCGGGGGGCTGGTGATGGGCGGGTACGAGCCGAACCCGATCCCCTGGGCCGTAAATGGCATTCCGCAGGGGTTCCATTATTCCCTGCTCGACAGCAATTTCGACCATTTCGAGCAGATCATGGAACTGGCGCTGGGCCGCGTACCTGCGCTTGAAACCGCAGGTATCAAAACGCTGACCAATGGTCCTGAAAGCTTTACGCCGGACGGAAACTTCATCATCGGGGAAGCCCCCGAGCTACGCAATTTCTATGTCGGGGCGGGGTTCAACGCCTTCGGGATTGCCGCCGGTGGCGGGGCGGGCATGGCGCTGGCGGAATGGGTGAACAAGGGCGAGCCGCCCTTTGACCTCTGGTCCGCCGATATCCGCCGCTTTGGCCGTCCGCATTTTGACACGGACTGGGTGCGTACCCGTACGGTTGAGGCCTATGGCAAGCACTACACAATGGCCTGGCCATATGAGGAGCATTCTTCTGGCCGTCCCTGCCGCAAGTCACCGCTATACGAGACGCTCAAGGCCCAGGGCGCCTGCTTTGGCGAAAAGCTTGGGTGGGAACGGCCCAACTGGTTTGCAGATCTGAGCCTGGGTGAGTTGCCGCAGGATGAGTACAGTTTCGGACGGCAGAACTGGTTTGATGCCGTGGGGCGCGAGCACAAGGCGGCGCGGGAGGCGGCCGTGCTTCTGGATCAGACCTCCTTTGCCAAGTTCGCGCTGAAGGGACCGGATGCCGGCGCCGCGCTGGACTGGATCTGTGCCAATGACGTGGCAAAACCCGTGGGTGCGCTGACCTATACGCAGATGCTGAACGACAAGGGCGGGATCGAGTGCGACCTGACCGTCGGGCGCGTGGCACATGATGAGTTCTACATTGTGACCGGCACGGGTTTCGCAACGCATGATTTCAATTGGATCAGCCGCAATATTCCTGACGGGTTGAATTGCCAGCTTTTCGATATCACATCCTCGAATGCCGTGCTTTCGCTGATGGGCCCCAGAGCGCGGGATGTTCTGGTACAGGTCACGCGTGACGATGTGTCCAACGAGGCCTTCCCCTTTGGCACGATCCGCACGATCGGGATCGCCGGTTGTCCGGTGCAGGCGCTGCGGGTCACCTATGTGGGCGAGTTGGGCTGGGAGCTGCATTTGCCGGTTGAATATGCGCAGACCGTGTATGACGCGCTGAAATCGGCAGGCGAGGCTCATGGGCTGAGGAACGCAGGCTACCGCGTGATCGAGTCGTTGCGGCTTGAGAAGGGTTACCGCGCCTGGGGGTCTGATATCGGACCCGATCACACCCCGCTCGAGGCCGGGCTGGGCTGGGCGGTCAAACTGCGAAAGAACATCGACTTCAAGGGGCGCACGGCCATCGAGGCACAAAAGAGCGCGGGCGTGAAGAAGCGGCTTTGCGGCTTCACGGTTGCCCCCGAGGTTGTTTTGCAGGGCCGCGAGACGATCTATCGCAACGGCGAGCGCGTGGGCTGGCTCACCTCCGGGGGGTATGGCTATACGGTCGGAAAATCCATCGGCTATGGGTATGTGCGCCGGGCGGATGGGGTGGATGACGATTATCTGCTGAGCGGCACATACGAGCTTGAAGTGGCGACAGAACGCGTGACGGCCGAGCTGCATATGGACCCGCTATACGACCCCAAGATGGCTCGGGTGAAATGCTGA